From the Micromonospora echinospora genome, the window GCCGGACGGCGTGATCGACCACCTGGTGCTGGTGCACGCCGGCCAGGGCAAGTCCCGGGGCGGTGGCGCGGAGGGCACCTACGCCATCTGGGCGCACTCCTCGGCGGTGGCCGGCGGCTACCGCATCCCCGGCACCGACCTCCAGGTCTCGAACTACATCGTGCAGCCGGAGGACGCCGGGGTCGGCGTGTTCGCCCACGAGTACGGGCACGACCTGGGCCTGCCGGACCTCTACGACACCTCCGGCAACGCCGACTCGGACATCGACTTCTGGGACCTGATGGGCTCGGGCTCGCACGCCGGCGAGGTGTTCCAGGCGCTGCCCACCCACATGGGCATCTGGGACAAGTGGGTGCTGGGCTGGGCCGACCCGCTGGAGATCCCGGTCGGCGCGGACCCGCGCACGGTGCTGCTCGGGCAGACCTCCCGCACCCCGCGCGGCACCAAGGACGGCATCAAGATCAACCTGCCGGACAAGGTGATCAACCTGGCCACCCCGCACAGCGGGACGAACATGTGGCACAGCGGCAACGACCAGGACTGGGCCGACGTCAAGCTCAGCCGCGAGGTGGCCGTGCCGGCCGCCGCGGACGCGAAGTTCTGGATGTGGAACAACTACACCATCGAGGAGGACTGGGACTACGGCTTCGTCGAGGTCTCCACGAACGGTGGGTCCACCTGGACCGAGCTGAAGGTCTACGACGAGGCCGGCAACCTGGTCAGCACGAACGACAACTACGCCGACCCGAACGGCCGGATGGCCGACTACGGCGGCAAGAAGTACGGCCTGACCGGTGACTCGCACGGCTGGCGGCACGACTACGTCGACCTGTCCGCGTACGCGGGCAGCACCGTGCAGGTGCGGCTGCGCCACGCCACCGACGCCGCGTTCGTGGACCGGGGCTGGTTCGCCGACGACTTCTCGGTCACCGGCGGCGGGGCCACCACCTGGAGCGACGACGTCGAGGGCGGCACGAACGGCTGGACCCAGACCGGCGGTACGTTCACCGACACCACCGGCGCGGGCTGGCGCACCGACGGCGGCACCCGGGTGCAGGCGCACTACTACCTGGCCGAGTGGCGCAACCTCGACGGCTTCGACAAGGGCCTGAAGTACACCTACGACACGGTGTACTCCAACGACGCCTGGAAGGTCGACCGGATCGCGTACAACGCGCCCGGCATGCTGGTCTGGTACCGGGACACCATGCTCGGTGACGTCAACCACGTGACCGCGCAGCTGACCGCGCTGCCCAGCTACGGGGCCAAGGGCGGGCTGCTCATCGTCGACTCGCACTTCGACCCGCTGCGCCGCACCGGCGAGGCGGCCGTGAAGGACCCGTCGACGCTGGACAACCTGCCGAGCCGTCCGCAGTCGTCGAACGCCGCCTTCGGGCTGCGTCCGACGTCCCCGTTCACCGAGTGCCTGGAGGCGGCCGGCGAGCCGTTCAGCGAGTACTGCACCAACTTCCCGGCCCAGCCGGCGGTGAAGACCTTCACCGACGCCAAGGGCTGGTACCCGGGCATCGAGGTGCGGGACGGATCGCAGCTGTTCGCCCGGGACAGCGACGCGTCGGTGGTCGTGCCGTCGCGCGACGGCGCGCCGTACACGACCCGGGTGGTGAACCCGGACGGCACCCCGGCGACCGGACTGTACGGACAGGACCTCGGCTTCACCATCCTGGGCACGGGGAACCCCGGTGACCAGGGCGTGAGCTACGGCGTCTCGATCACCATCAAGCGCACCGCACGGGACAACGCGTACGCCTCGGTGTACGTGACCCCGGCCCGGCCCTGAGTTCCGGCCGGGACGCTTCCCCACCCCCGGGGAAGCGTCCCGGCCCACCCGTCAGCCCGGCCCACCCGTCAGTCCGGCTTAGCGCGACGGTCGCGCGGAACCGCGACACCGATACACCGTCTCGACTTGTGACGCTGTCGCATCGCCGTCACAAGGTTGTGCAACAAATCGACGTCAGCGTCTTCACACCAGTCCCAGCAGTGTCTATGTTCACCACAGGTCCCTCGTTCGGGATCTCTTCCGCCGACCCCCCAACCCCGAACGGGGTCGGTTTTTCCTTCACACCGGAGGTACCACGTGCGCAAAGTCGCAGTGGGTCTGCTCGGTTTGACGCTGACGGCCACCGGCCTGACGGTTGGTGCGACCGCCAGCGCCGCGCCCCCGGCCGCCGCGCCGGGATCGGCCCCGTCGGCTGCCGAGCCCGCTCACGCCGAGCACGACCTGCCCAACCCGTTGGAGAGCAAGCGGCGCGCGCTGCGCCAGGAGGGCCTCAGCGAGGTCCTGTCCGGCCGCGCCACGGCCGAGCGGATCAACGGCAGCACCGTGGTCAAGGTCGGCAAGACCCAGGCCGCGAGCGGGCCGGCCGCCCGTTCCGCCAAGGGCGGCAGCCAGACCAAGGACCAGTACGTCGAGCTGGCCCGCGAGCAGACCGACCGGATCTTCGTGATCCTCGCCGAGTTCGGCAACGAGCGGCACCCGAGCTACCCGGACCAGGACACCGACCCGAACACCGAGGGTCCGCGCCGGTTCGACGGTCCGCTGCGCAACGAGATCCCCCAGCCGAACCGCGCGGTGGACAACTCCACCGTCTGGCAGGAGGACTACAGCGCGGACTACTTCCGCAACCTCTACTTCGGCACCGGTAAGGGCGAAGAGTCGGTCAAGCAGTACTACGAGGCCCAGTCCTCGGGTCGGTACAGCGTCGACGGCAAGGTCACCGACTGGGTCAAGGTGCGGTACAACGAGGCCCGGTACGGCCGCTCCAACGGCTACCCGTGCCCGGACACCACCTGCAGCAACGTCTGGGCGCTGGTCCGGGACGCCGCGAACCAGTGGGTCGCCGACCAGAAGGCCGCCGGCCGCACCGACGCGCAGATCGCCGCCGACATGAAGTCCTTCGACAAGTGGGACCGGTACGACCACGACGGCGACGGCAACTTCAACGAGCCGGACGGCTACATCGACCACTTCCAGATCGTGCACGCCGGTGGCGACCAGGCCGACGGCGACCCGTGGCAGGGTGAGGACGCCATCTGGAGCCACCGCTGGTACGCCTTCGCCAGCGACCAGGGTGTGACCGGCCCGCCGAACTTCCCGGCCGGCGGCACCCAGATCGGCAACACCGGCATCTGGGTCGGTGACTACACCATCCAGCCGGAGAACGGCGGCCGGGCCGTCTTCTACCACGAGTACGCCCACGACCTGGGTCTGCCGGACGACTACAACCTGTACAACGGCGGCGACAACAACAACGAGCACTGGACCCTGATGGCCCAGAGCCGGCTCGGCGCCACGGGCGACGGCGGCATCGGCGAGCGCGGTGGCGACCTCGGCGCGTGGAACAAGCTCCAGCTCGGCTGGCTCGACTACGAGGTGGTCGTGGCCGGGCAGAAGCGCACCATGACCCTCGGCCCGCAGGAGTACAACTCCGACAAGCCGCAGGCCGCCGTGGTGGTCCTCCCGCAGCGGGAGTACTCCTTCGACAACGGCAAGCCGTTCGAGGGCACCAAGCAGTTCTTCTCGGGCAACGACGACGACCTGAACAACACGATGACCCGGACGATCGACCTCACCGGGAAGTCGTCGGCGTCGCTGTCGATGAAGGGCCGCTACAACATCGAGGCCGGATACGACTACCTCTTCTTCGAGGCGTCGGTCGACGGTGGACAGACCTGGTCCGCCCTGCCGGGCACGGTGGACGGCGAGCCGCTCCCCGAGGTCACCCCGGGCCGCCCCGCGCTGGACGGTTCCAGCAACAACCAGTGGGTCGACATCGTCATCCCGATGGACTTCGCCGCCGGCAAGACGGTGCAGTTCCGGCTCCGCTACCAGACCGACGGCGGTGTCTCCTCGGGTGGCTTCTTCGGTGACGCCATCACGGTGACCGCCGACGGTGGCACCGTCTTCTCCGACGGCGCCGAGAACGGCACGGGCGACTGGACCGTCGCCGGCTGGTCGATCGTCGAGGAGACCTACAAGCGCCTCTTCGACAACTACTACATCGCCGGTCACCGCTCGTACGTCTCGTACGACAAGTACCTGAAGACCGGCCCGTACTACTTCGGCTACGCGAACACCCGCCCGGACTACGTGGACCACTACGCGTACCAGGAGGGTCTGCTGATCTCGTACTGGAACCTGCGGTGGCCGGACAACGACACGTTCGAGCACCCGGGTGAGGGTCGCAACATGATCATCGACGCGCACCCGCGGCCGATCTACAACCTGACCGGGCAGCCCTGGCGGGCCCGCGTCCAGGTCTACGACGCGCCGTTCAGCCTGAAGAAGGCGGACTCGTTCACGCTGCACCACAACAGCCAGCCGCAGTACATCCGCGGCCAGGCGGCGCAGCCGCTGTTCGACGACACCAAGCAGTACTGGTACCCGGAGCTGCCGAACCACGGCGTCAAGCTCCCCGCGACCGGCACCAAGATCAAGGTGCTGGAGCAGGACGGGACCTCCATCAAGGTCCGCTTCTCCTGATCCGACCGGTCATCCGACGGCGCCCGGGGCACCCGCCCCGGGCGCCGTCCCCGTTTCTCCCCCACCTGGGCGTCGCGGACCCCGGCGCGGACGACCTTCCGCCGGTCCGCCGACCCGCAGGAGCAGGCCGGATGCCTCCGGGTCCTAGGCTGTCGACATGACCGACCAGCATGACGGGCCGATCGACGAGTCCTGCGTCCTGACCGACGGACCGTGGACGCACCGGTTCGTCGGGGCGAACGGCAGCCGGTTCCACGTGGTCGAGGCCGGCACCGGACCGATGGTCCTCTTCCTGCACGGCTTCCCCGAGTTCTGGTGGGCCTGGCACGAGATGCTGCCCGCGGTCGCGGACGCCGGCTTCCGGGCCGTCGCGGTGGACCTGCGCGGCTACGGCGCGACCGACAAGCCACCCCGTGGGTACGACGGCTACACCCTCGCCGCCGACGTCGCCGGCCTGATCCGGGCGCTCGGCGAACGCTCCGCGACCCTGGTCGGCACCGGTGCCGGCGGGCTGCTCGGCTGGACCGCCGCCTCGTTCCACCCGAGACTCGTCCGGCGACTGGTGGTGCTCGGCGCGCCGCACCCGCTACGGCTGCGGGCGGGCATCTTCGCCGACCCCCGGGGCCAGTTCAGCGCCGCCACCCCGACGTTGAAGTTCCAGCTTCCCCGTTACGAGCACATGCTCACCCGGGACGACGCGGTCCGGGTCGAGCACATGCTGCGCCGGTGGGGCGGCCAGCGCTGGGTGGAGAGTGCCGCCTTCGCCCCGTACGCGGCCCGCTGCCG encodes:
- a CDS encoding alpha/beta fold hydrolase — protein: MTDQHDGPIDESCVLTDGPWTHRFVGANGSRFHVVEAGTGPMVLFLHGFPEFWWAWHEMLPAVADAGFRAVAVDLRGYGATDKPPRGYDGYTLAADVAGLIRALGERSATLVGTGAGGLLGWTAASFHPRLVRRLVVLGAPHPLRLRAGIFADPRGQFSAATPTLKFQLPRYEHMLTRDDAVRVEHMLRRWGGQRWVESAAFAPYAARCREAMRIPQAAFCALETYRWAFRSVLRLHGYRFVKLMQKPLVTPTLQLHGAEDVASLPRTAQGSGRYVIAPYEWRLLDGVGHFPHLEAPDVVLGEVLRWAKS
- a CDS encoding immune inhibitor A domain-containing protein, giving the protein MGLLGLTLTATGLTVGATASAAPPAAAPGSAPSAAEPAHAEHDLPNPLESKRRALRQEGLSEVLSGRATAERINGSTVVKVGKTQAASGPAARSAKGGSQTKDQYVELAREQTDRIFVILAEFGNERHPSYPDQDTDPNTEGPRRFDGPLRNEIPQPNRAVDNSTVWQEDYSADYFRNLYFGTGKGEESVKQYYEAQSSGRYSVDGKVTDWVKVRYNEARYGRSNGYPCPDTTCSNVWALVRDAANQWVADQKAAGRTDAQIAADMKSFDKWDRYDHDGDGNFNEPDGYIDHFQIVHAGGDQADGDPWQGEDAIWSHRWYAFASDQGVTGPPNFPAGGTQIGNTGIWVGDYTIQPENGGRAVFYHEYAHDLGLPDDYNLYNGGDNNNEHWTLMAQSRLGATGDGGIGERGGDLGAWNKLQLGWLDYEVVVAGQKRTMTLGPQEYNSDKPQAAVVVLPQREYSFDNGKPFEGTKQFFSGNDDDLNNTMTRTIDLTGKSSASLSMKGRYNIEAGYDYLFFEASVDGGQTWSALPGTVDGEPLPEVTPGRPALDGSSNNQWVDIVIPMDFAAGKTVQFRLRYQTDGGVSSGGFFGDAITVTADGGTVFSDGAENGTGDWTVAGWSIVEETYKRLFDNYYIAGHRSYVSYDKYLKTGPYYFGYANTRPDYVDHYAYQEGLLISYWNLRWPDNDTFEHPGEGRNMIIDAHPRPIYNLTGQPWRARVQVYDAPFSLKKADSFTLHHNSQPQYIRGQAAQPLFDDTKQYWYPELPNHGVKLPATGTKIKVLEQDGTSIKVRFS
- a CDS encoding immune inhibitor A domain-containing protein, with the protein product MRQTGLQRGSRRRLLVALPAIALAASALIVPGNASAEEAEGVRAVIGTDEFYINYAEPAVQADTRGREVKGAGGIHAPAVESARAYDRKYARGNPTAARELARNEARAIRTGKSPRQFKKAPQTQTAKLLTLLVEFNDQANDDFTGTMVPKTVFGDRSCVPGTVQNGPLHNNIPNPASYANEDNNSMWVPDFSPTHYNKMLYSKTGITQRIRTDLIGPDGKPGIDISGRSMRNMYLEMSKGAYTVDGQASPWIKLPRSEGWYAASRCFQDENGNWVAGREQAMNGHPDNPLGAGRLATDAVDALAAMDPDFPWADYDIEDQGDRDSDGNVNEPDGVIDHLVLVHAGQGKSRGGGAEGTYAIWAHSSAVAGGYRIPGTDLQVSNYIVQPEDAGVGVFAHEYGHDLGLPDLYDTSGNADSDIDFWDLMGSGSHAGEVFQALPTHMGIWDKWVLGWADPLEIPVGADPRTVLLGQTSRTPRGTKDGIKINLPDKVINLATPHSGTNMWHSGNDQDWADVKLSREVAVPAAADAKFWMWNNYTIEEDWDYGFVEVSTNGGSTWTELKVYDEAGNLVSTNDNYADPNGRMADYGGKKYGLTGDSHGWRHDYVDLSAYAGSTVQVRLRHATDAAFVDRGWFADDFSVTGGGATTWSDDVEGGTNGWTQTGGTFTDTTGAGWRTDGGTRVQAHYYLAEWRNLDGFDKGLKYTYDTVYSNDAWKVDRIAYNAPGMLVWYRDTMLGDVNHVTAQLTALPSYGAKGGLLIVDSHFDPLRRTGEAAVKDPSTLDNLPSRPQSSNAAFGLRPTSPFTECLEAAGEPFSEYCTNFPAQPAVKTFTDAKGWYPGIEVRDGSQLFARDSDASVVVPSRDGAPYTTRVVNPDGTPATGLYGQDLGFTILGTGNPGDQGVSYGVSITIKRTARDNAYASVYVTPARP